A window of Thiocapsa bogorovii genomic DNA:
GCAGATCCGCCCGCAACTCGGGCGCGACTGGGGCGAGGCGCAATCACCGGAGTGCTCCGGGATCGACATCCGGGATTTTGCACGGGTTGATTGGAATCAGGTCAATCTCGACGAGTGGCTGGCGATCCTCTACGAGACCGGGCACTTCCCGACCCCGGAGACCCTCACCGTCGAGGACCTGACCGGCGGGGGCAGCCCCTTGGCCGTGCATGCCGTCGGACGGGCGGATGCGACGACGCGCGCCGTGCAACGCAGCGACGGACTCGACAGCGAAGAGGTCCGCAAAGATGTCGAGTCCGAGCTGTGGCGCGGGACGCTTCCGGCTCTGCCGGCCGAGTAGGCGGGACTCTTGACATGTATTGCAGAGCGCTATACGTTTTCCGGCATCATGATCGATCCGAGGATGCCGATGACCAGCCCGTCGACCACTCTCATGGTCCGTCTCGACGCCGTCAGCAAGGACAGCGTTGCGCGGGCGGCGAAGCTGCGCCACGTCAGTATCAGCGATTACGTGCGCACGGTCGTCGTCGCGCAGGCGCAACGCGAGCTGAGCGCCGCGGAGCAGCGCGTCATCGCCCTGACCGCCGACGAGCAGCT
This region includes:
- a CDS encoding type II toxin-antitoxin system TacA family antitoxin; its protein translation is MTSPSTTLMVRLDAVSKDSVARAAKLRHVSISDYVRTVVVAQAQRELSAAEQRVIALTADEQLAFWQALDEPARLTEAQHALGALMRGE